Below is a window of Agathobacter rectalis ATCC 33656 DNA.
ATCTGCACATTGTACTCATTTTCAAGTCTGAATTTAAGCACGTCAAACTGAAGCACACCGACCACGCCGACTATGATCTCTTCCATGCCGCCCTTGTACTCCTGGAACATCTGGATAGCACCCTCCTGCGCTATCTGTGTGACGCCCTTTACAAACTGCTTTCTCTTCATGGAATCAACAAGTGATACCCTCGCAAAATGCTCAGGTGCAAATGTCGGGATGCCCTCAAACTCAAATTTATCCTTTGCTGTCGTGAGTGTATCTCCTATAGAGTATACGCCCGGGTCAAACACACCTATGATGTCGCCCGCATATGCCTTGTCCACTATTTTTCTCTCATCTGCCATCATCTGCTGCGGCTGTGAAAGCTTTAGGCTCTTGCCTCCCTGCACATGGTATACCTCCATGCCGGCTGTAAACTGTCCGGAGCAGATTCGCATAAATGCTATTCTGTCCCTGTGATTTTTATTCATGTTGGCCTGAATTTTGAATACAAATGCAGAAAAATCCTCTGAAAAAGGATCAATCATTCCGATGTCAGATTGTCTTGCTGTCGGTGCATATGTCATCTTAAGGAAATGCTGTAAAAATGTCTCAACACCAAAGTTTGTAAGAGCAGAGCCGAAAAATACAGGTGAAAGTTCTCCCTTTGTGACAAGATCCATATCAAAATCGGCACTGGCGCCATCCAGCAGCTCAATCTCATCCATGAGCTGACTTTTAAATTCCTCTCCTATCTCATCGGAAAGAGCCGGATCATCTATATGGATGATCTTCTCAGAGCCCTCCTTTGTACCCTTTAAGGTATCTGCAAAGGTCATGACCTCCTTGCTGTTTCTGTCATACACGCCCTTAAACTGCTTTCCTGAGCCTATCGGCCAGTTGAT
It encodes the following:
- a CDS encoding peptide chain release factor 3, yielding MDNLRQEIEKRRTFAIISHPDAGKTTLTEKFLLYGGAINQAGSVKGKATAKHAVSDWMEIEKQRGISVTSSVLQFNYDGYCINILDTPGHQDFSEDTYRTLMAADSAVMVIDASKGVEAQTRKLFKVCVMRHIPIFTFINKMDRDANDTFELLDDIEKELGIATCPINWPIGSGKQFKGVYDRNSKEVMTFADTLKGTKEGSEKIIHIDDPALSDEIGEEFKSQLMDEIELLDGASADFDMDLVTKGELSPVFFGSALTNFGVETFLQHFLKMTYAPTARQSDIGMIDPFSEDFSAFVFKIQANMNKNHRDRIAFMRICSGQFTAGMEVYHVQGGKSLKLSQPQQMMADERKIVDKAYAGDIIGVFDPGVYSIGDTLTTAKDKFEFEGIPTFAPEHFARVSLVDSMKRKQFVKGVTQIAQEGAIQMFQEYKGGMEEIIVGVVGVLQFDVLKFRLENEYNVQIRLENLPYEHIRWIENKDEVNVDTINGTSDMKKVVDMKGNPLLLFINEWSIGMTLDRNDGLVLTEFGRN